In the genome of Candidatus Hydrogenedentota bacterium, the window GGAACTGGCCCTGTGGGGCCAGGACGCGCAGCTCGGTACCCGGGATCCGGCCGCTCAGCCGCTGGCGGAGGTCGTTGGCAATTTCGGTGTTGGAGCGCTGGCGGTCCCTGGCGGGCACGAGGGTCATCCAGAGCGACAGATTTCCACCCGCGCTTGCGCTGGCCGACGTGGAAATGGCCTCGGGAACGGCTGGATACACGATCGACTCGATCCGCAGCGCCTGCTCGTTCACGATATCGAGGCGCGTGCCAACCTCCAGCTCGCCGTGAATTCGGACCTGCCCCTCGTCGCTCGGGGGGAGGAACTCGGTGCCGAGGAGGGGAATCAGGAAAAGCGACATGCCGAGGAGGGCGGCGGCGGCGGCGATGGCCAGGGCGCGATTGCGCAAGACGCTTCCGAGCAGGTCCCGGTAGGCGCTGTCCAGCTTGCGCAGGGCCCGTTCGGAGGCATCGGAGACTCTTCCGATGAGGCTGAACTGGGCCTTGTGTTTCTTGTGCAGCTCTTCGGGCGACTCCACGAGCTTGGAGGCGAGCATGGGCACGAGGCTGAGCGACACCAGCAGCGAACAGACCAGGGAGAAGACGATTACGTAGGCGAGTTCCTGGAAGAGTATCCCGGAGACGCCCTGCACGAAAATCATGGGCAGGAAAATGACCAGGGTGGTGATGGTGCTGGCGACGATGGCGGTGGCGACCTCGCCGGCCCCGCGGACCGCCGCGGCGCGTTTGTCTTCGTGGAGCTCGTCGCGCCGGCGGAAGATGTTTTCCAGGACGACGATCGAATTATCCACCATCATGCCGACGCCCAGGGCGAGGCCGCCGAGCGTCATCAGATTCAGCGTGAACCCGCCGAAGTAAACCAGGGCGAAGGTGGCAATGACGGAAATGGGGATGGCGAGGGATATGACCACGGTGCTGCGGAAATTGCGCAGGAAAAAGAGGAGCACGAAAACGGCCAGTCCGCCGCCGTAGAGGACGGATTGCGCGACGTTGTTAATAGAGCGCTCGATGAAGTTGCCCTGGTTGCTAACGGCGATCACCTCGATCTGTGGGAAGTCGCGGTTGACCGCCTCCACTTCCCTGAGGATGGCGCTGGACACTTCGACGGTATTCGCGCCCGACTGCTTCCGGATGCCGACGCGGACGCCGCGCTTGCCGTTGATGCGCTCGATGGACGACTCCTTCTCGTGGGTATCGAGCACCTCGGCGATCTGGCCTATCGTGACCGGGGCGCCCCCGCGCATGGCCACGACGGTCTCCCGGATCTGGTCAACGCTGGCGTATTGCGCGGGCGCGCGCAGGGTGACTTCGTAGCGGCCCTGCTCGATCTTGCCGGCGGGCAGGTCGAGGTTGGCGTTGCGCACGGCGGCCAGCACCTGGTTCAGCGGCACGTCGAGGGCATTAATCCTCGCGGGGTCCAGCGCGATCCGGATCTCGCGAACCCACCCGCCCCAGAGGTCCACCTGCGCGACGCCGGGAATGCGGCCGAAGCGGTAGCGCAACTGGTCCTCGATCAGCGTGGTGAGTTCGACGGGGTCGAGATCGCCGAGGACGCCGAGGATAACGACCGGAAAATTTGTGATATCGAATTTGCGGACGCGGGGGCGGGTAATATCGTCGGGAAGCTCGTTGATCTCGTCTTCGATGCGGCCCTGCATATCGAGCGAGGCGGTGTCGATATTCGTGCCCCAGGCGAAGGTAACGTCGATGGAGCTGGAGCCTTCGCTGGAGGAGGAGGAGATTTCCTCGACACCGGGCGTGGTGGCGATGATTTCTTCGAGGATTTGCGTGACCCGCTGCTCCATGACTTCCGGGCTTGCGCCGGCGTAGGACGTGCGGACGGAAACGGTGGGCATTTCAACAGCGGGCAGCAGATCGATCTGCACGCGGCTGAGCGAGACCGCGCCCAGCAACACCACGATCATGGTCACCATCGTGGTGAGGATCGGGCGGCCTACGCTGAACCTGGGCAGATTCATACGGCGGCGCTCCCCGCCTCGTCTTCGTCCGCCGGTATGATAATCGCGGAGCCGTCGTCCAGGAGTTGCTGGCCGAGGGTTACGACGCGCCCCTGGAGGCCTTCGCCGGCGACCTGGACGCGGTCGCCCTCCCGGAGGCCCACGGTGACGGGACGCCACACGACGGACGGGCCTTCCTCTTCGACGATAAACACGCCATCGACATCGGCGCGGGAGGTGAGGGCTGCTTCGGGCACGATGGTGGCGTCGGTTTCGCGGGCCAGCTCGATGGTGACTCGAATGAACAGGCCCGGTTTGAGCCGCGCGTCCGGGTTTTCGACCAGTAGTTCGACGCGGGCCTGCCGCGATTCCTGGCGGAAAATGGGCGAGATCCGGGCCACGCGGGCCGCGAACTGTTCACCGGGAAACGCGTCGGTCTGGAGTGTGGCTTCCTGATTCACCGCTATCCGGGCGTAGTCACGCTCAGTCACGAAGATAGTGCCGGTAATTGGAGAGAGCTCCACGATGGAGAGGAGCGGCGCGTTCGCCGATACTGTATCGCCCGCGTCAATAAAGCGCTCCGCAACGACACGGCGATCGCTGCCGCCGCTCCACTCCGCGGTGACGATGGTGTAGTCCAGGCGGATACGGGCGGCTTCGAGGGAAGCCTCGGCGCGCTGCAATTGGGCGCGCGCCACCTCCAGCCGGGCCTGGGCGGCGAGTTGCGCGGTCTTTGCGGCGTCAAGTTGTGATTCGGAGGCCACCCCGCGTGTCCGGAGCGTCTCGACGCGGCCCAGTTCGCGATTTGCGATTTCGAGGGTGCTCTGCGCCTCGGCGAGGGTAGCTTTTGCGACGGCCAGGTCGGCCCGGGATTGCGAGACGGCTTGTACGTATTCCTGGTCGTCCAGTTCGACCACGGTTTGGCCGCGATCGACGGGATCGGCCAGATCGGCGGCGATACGTTTCACCCTGCCGCTGATTTTCGGGGCCACGATGAAGGCGGAGGTCGCTTCGAGGGTTCCACTGAAGGTCCTCCGGAATACGATGGGCCCGCGCGCGATGGGGGCGACTTCTACCGGTGCAGGCGGGGCCTCGCGCCCGGCATCGGTGATTTCCGTTGCGCGCCAGTAACCATTGTAAAGTATCCAGCCGATCCCGGCACTGGTTGCGAAGAAGGCGGCAACGACAATGAATTTCTTCACGGGAATTCTCCGCTGGCGGCGGAGCAAGTCCGGCGCATGCAGCCCGTTGCTTGGGGCGCTGCGTAATTTGATCGAAACACGGTACTACTCCGGGGAATTGAGCCGAATTGATGGCTATGGCGTAAACCCGCCGCCCTGCCAGTGTATACGGAACGCCCCTGTCTTTGTCCAGCGGACGCGCTTCGACTTTACAGGAGACCGCCACGCCCCGTAGACTGGACTACCTCTTTGTGCATCCACGGGTATGGGGATTTCAAGTCATGTCATCTTTTCGCCAAGGTTGCGTTATTGCCCTCATCGTCTCGGGCGCCATGACCACGCCGGCGCATTCAGAGGCCGTGTGGCCGGACGACCAATGGGCACAGCGTGACCCCGCGGACGCCGGACTCGACCCCGCCGTGCTGCAGGACGTTGCCACCTACCTGGGCGGACGGGGCTGCGTGGTTCGCGCGGGCTACCTGGTCTATGCGTGGGGGGATGTCGCGAAACGGGGCGATGTAGCTTCCGCTGTAAAGCCCTGGTTCAGCACCCTGTTGTTTCTCGCGGTGGAATCCGGCCGCCTGGAAAGCCTCGACACGCCGATGGCCAGCTTCGAGCCCCGGCTGACTGAAATCAATCCCGACCTGGACCACAAAGATCGGGGAATCACGTTTCGTCACGCCGCCAATCAAACCTCGTGTTATGGCGTGCGTGAAAAACCCGGCGCCGCCTTCGACTACAACGACTGGCAGATGGCCCTCTTCTCCAGCACCCTCATCGAAAAGATCTACGGCGCGACCTGGGACACCGCCGATCGTGTGGTATTGGGTCCGCTGTTGGCGGATATCCTGGAATGTGAAGACGCCCCCACCTTAATCGCCTTCGGACCCGAGGGGCGACGCGGTCGTCTCGGCATATCGCCCCGGGATTTCGCGCGCTTCGGATTACTCTACCTTCGGGGCGGGGCATGGCGTGGCCAGCCGGTGCTCACGCCCGAACATGCGCGGATGGCGGTTTCGAGCCCACTGCCGCCCGATTTGCCGCGGACGTCCGGGGAGTTGGCCGAGATGATCCCCGGCCAGACGAGCCTGGGCTCGGAGCGCATTCCCGACAACCAGACCGATCATTTCGGCAGCTACAGTTGGCTCTGGTGGGTCAATGGCGTCGACCGCGATGGAAAGCGGATGTGGCCGGATGCGCCCTTGGATGTGTTCTGTGCGCTGGGCCACAAGAATGGCCAACGGGGCATCGCGGTGATTCCCAGCCTCGATCTGGTGCTTTCGTGGAACGACACGACCCTGGGTGATCGTCCGGAGCAACCGCACCCCCTGAATGCCGTATTCCGGATGCTGGGAAGGGCGGCGCAATAGTCCGGTGAATGGGGCGCAAACGCGCACCGTTGCGCAATTGCTTTACACGACGTTCTCTGGGGCCGTACACTGGGGCAATATTTTAACTCCAATCCCCCCGGGAGGCCGGAATGCCCATCACGCCACAACGTTTCATTTGTGTCGCTCTTGTCATTGCGTCAGTGCCCCTGGCGAGCCTATGTGCGGATGCTCAGGATCGCGATCGCCCCAACATCGTCTATGTGTTCTCCGACGAGCATCGCTACCAGTCGATGGGGCACACCGAAATGCCGGAGGTGAAAACGCCGGTCATGGACCGGATGGCCGCAGAGGGTTTTTCCTTCACGCAGTGTGTCAGCAACTATCCGGTATGCTCGCCGTACCGCGCGATCGCCATGTCGGGCCGCTGGCCGTATCAGACCGGGGTGATCGACAATGGGCTGCCCCTTTCTCCGGCGGAAATGACGGTCGGGAAGGCCTTTCAGGCGGCGGGCTACCGCACGGGGTACATTGGCAAGTGGCATCTGGGGGGTACGCGCGCGGAGCCGTTCGGCTTCGATCGTTCGTTGATCTGGGAGGGCATCAATACCCACTACGATAAGGGGGTGTACTTTCCGGCGGCGGGGGAACCCGTCCAGCCGAAGGGCTACAACGCCACGCTGATGACGGATCAGGCCATTGACTTCATCCGCGAGAACCGGGAGCGGCCCTTTTTTCTGATGCTCTCGATCAATCCGCCGCATGCGGACTTCACGGACGCGCCGCCGGAGAAGCGGGCGCTTTACCCCGAGGGTTCGCTGCCGTTCCGGCCGAATTTCGCGCCCTCCGACGCCGAGGCGGGGTCGATATTCGCGAGCAACGGATCCCCCTTCTACGAGGGGTATCACGCGCACATCAGCGCGGTCGACGACGAGCTGGGCCGGTTGCTGGACACGCTGGAGTCGGAGGGCATCGCGGAGGACACCATTGTCATTTATACGTCCGATCACGGCAGCATGCACGGATCGCATGCGGTGGGCAGCAAGCGCCAGCCTTACGAGGAATCGCTTCGTATCCCGATGATAGTTTACGGGCCGGGGCGCATTCCCGGGGGCGCCGCCAGCCCGGCGCTGATTGGCGCGATCGACATGGCTCCGACCCTGTGCGGGCTTGCGGGGATCGAGCCGCCCGCCGCGTTCGTGGGCGGGGATTACAGCGGCGTACTTCGGGGCGAGGCGCCGCCGGCGCGGGATGCGCAGTTCATCATGCACATTGCGAAGGAGAATGCCTCGCACGGCAACAACCACCCGGCGCCGATTTTCCGCGGCGTACGCACGGCGCGCTACACCTACGCGGTTGGACCGGAGGGGCCGTTCTGCCTTTTCGACAACCAGCTCGACCCCTACCAGATGAACAATCTGATCGCGGACCGGGAGTACGCCGCGCTTCGGGAGGAACTCGAGGGGCGGCTGCGCGGCTGGCTTCGGGAGGCGGAGGACCCGTTCACGCCGCCCGCGGTTCCGTAGGATCGCGCTCCGGCGTGGTTAGTAGTCCGCCGCCGCGGCGTTTTCGAAGTCGAAGCGGATCATGCGATCGAACAGCGGCGTTATGCGGACCGTTTCCTCCCGATCAAAATAGCGCGCTTCCGGATTGATTGTCTTGATCGTGAGCAGGCCGAAGTCCGCGAGCGGCTCCGCAACGCGTATACGGGCCACGAAATCCCGGTCGGAGAAGTACTCGTGTTCCTCGAATTCCTCTTCCACGGCCGGGAGAAATATCTTTTGGGCGAATTCTTCCATGCCGACTTCCTCGGCGGCAATCTGGCGGACGGCGAAGAGGATAAACGGATAGGTGGCCTGTACGCCGGCGTACTCGGGCGCCCGGTCCAGGTAGGCGATGTTGATTGAGCGGACGAAGGCGGTGAACAGGTGGGCCTGCAAGGCGCCCGCGCGGGCCGGATCCAGGAATTGGCGGCCGAGCTTTGTCAGCTGGAACTTCCCCTTGTAGAGCCGGATCAGCTTCGCGGCTTCCAGCAAAACGCGGACAAAATGAATGGGCCAGATATCGGTTTCATTGCGGTTTTTCGGGTTGCAAACCGTGAGCGATTCCGCGATGCGCTCACCGCGCATTTCGCGCGTCATGCGCTCCACCATCGACCGGTTGAGGTTTTTGCGGGCGGTCGCTTTGGCGCCGCCCTCCTCGTCCAGCGCGCGCATGAGGGCCATCGCATTGTGGTAGTAGTGGCTCTCCGCCAGTTCTTCCAGGGGCAAGTTGTCCCGGAGCTGGATGATTGCGCCCGGCTCGTTCCATCCGTTTCCGACGAGGTGGTACGCCGCTTCGGTGGAGAGCCCGTGGTAGGCGTCCAACGGCGCGGCGTTGTGCTTGTAGATGATATCCTCCACCGCCTCAAACGCGTCCTCCAGGCTCTCGAATTCCCCTGTATGCAGGCGCTCGTAGATTTCGCGACAGATCTCGTCCGGCATATCGGGCGGAAACAGCGAGCGGTCGAACTCGCCCGACATATCGGGGATCTCGAGCGGCGCCACGCGGCTGATCAGGTGTGATATTGCGAACGCGGTATCCGAGTCGGGGGCGCTGTCTATGGCGCTGTACAGCGACTGCGCCAGGGCCAGCTGCTCCTGCTCCGAGAGGCGGACCTCCAGTTCAGCGTCTCCCTGGATGGCGAATCGCAGGCGCGCCGCCACGCCTTTCGGGAGCTCGGCGTAGTTCAGGATGATGTCGCGTTCCTCGGGGGTGATCGTAATCGTAACGGTAGGCGAATTCATTGGGCCTCTTGTGTTGCGCCCGGCGCCGGGCATGATCTCTTGCGCGTGATTCCGGTATGGTAATCACTCAAGGGTTCACAATGCGAACCGCATCGTCTGGACGCCGGGCCGCCCCGGAAGGAATCGCCATGCGCCTCATCCACTTCTATATCGCCGCCGCCCTGTTTATCGGACCCGCCGCCGCCGAAACCGCGCGGGGCATTGTCTACCTGGACAACAACGGCAATGGGGTCCGGGACGCGGGCGAGGCGGGCCTCCCGGGCGTTTCCGTCTCGAACGGCCGGGACGTAACCGCGACGGGCGCGGACGGCCGATGGGAACTTCCCATCACGGCGCCCGGTTACGTTTTCGTGGTCAAACCATCTGGCTACCAGTTTCCCGTGGATGAGGCGCAGATTACCCGGCACTTCTACCTGCACCACCCGGCGGGATCGCCCGAGCTGGACGCCCCCGGCATACCGGCGAGCGGGCCGCTGCCGGAATCCATCGATTTCGCCCTGTACCCGCACCCCGAGGACGCGCCGTTCAATGCCCTGATCTTCGGCGATACCCAGGCCCGCGGCCTGCGCGAAGTAAACTTCATCACGCGCGACGTCGTGGAGGAGTGCATTGGAACGGACGCCGTCTTTGGCGTCTCCCTGGGGGATATTGTGGCGGACGATCCGGGCCTGTTCGCGGAAATCAGCCAGAGCATCGCGCAGATCGGGATTCCCTGGTACAACGTGATGGGCAATCACGACAACAACCGCAAGGCGCGCAACCACGAAGAGTCGGACGACACCTTCGAGCGACACTTTGGCCCGAGCACGTATGCCTTTGAATACGGGGAGGTGGCGTTTATCGCGCTCAACAATATCTACTTCCCACCGGGCGAAGGGCGCTACCTGCCCTCCTTCACGGACGCGCAACTGGAGTTCGTGGAGAATTATCTCGCCCGCGTGCCCCGGGAAAAGCTGGTGGTGTTGCTCATGCACGTGCCGATCGTCCGCTGCGGCAAGCGCGATGAGATGCTTGCGCTGATCGCGGACCGGCCCCACACGCTCAGCATCGCCGGCCACACGCACGTGCAGTTCCACCTTTTCCTGGACGAGTCGATGGGCTGGACGGGGCCGGCGCCGCACCACCATTTCGTGAGCGCGACCGTTTCCGGCAGCTGGTGGTGCGGGAGCTTTGACGAGCGCGGCATCCCCCACGCCACGATGAACGACGGCGCGCCAAACGGCTATTCGTATATCACCTTTGATGGCCCGAAGTACGCGATCAGGTTCAAGGCGGCCTCAAGACCGGCGGATTACCAGATGAATATTTATCTTTCAGACGATGTTCTGGAGAGTGCGCTGGCCGAGACCGAAGTGCTGGTGAACGTGTTCGCCGGATCCCAGCGGAACCGGGTGCAAATGCGCGCGGGGAGCGATGGCGAATGGATTCCATTGGAGTACACGATCGCGCCCGATCCCGAATGTCAGCGCATGCACGAGCAGAGCCCCTACCTCGACCTGGAGCACGAAGGCCGCAAGCTGGACACGGTCTTCGGCTGGAAAATGGACCCGCCAAGCCCTTCGCGGCACATGTGGAAGGGATCGCTGCCGGCTGGGCTCGCCCCGGGCACGCACACGCTCACGGTGCGCTCGACGGATATGTTCGGGCAGGTTGACGAAGCCCGGCGCGTCTTTCGCGTGCGGGACGCGGCGTCCATGCCGCGGGAATAGCCGGCGGCCTCACGCTCCGGGCGGCCCGCGGCGGCTGCGCGAGCGTGTCTCCGCGAGACTGCCGCGCCCGCGGTGCTCATCCTGCCGCCAGAGCCAGGGACCGACCACGGCGGCGAGCGTGGAGAGCGCGATTACGGCCAAGAGCTCGGCGCGCCTTGTCTCCGCGTCCGCCACTACCATGAAGTGGAACCCCACGATCAGAAACAGAGCCGTTACGATGAAGAAGCCCAGGCGGGCGGCGATGTCCGCCAGAAGATGCGCCCAGAAATCTCCGGGCCGTGCTTGCCGAGTTTTCTTCATGCCGCGCTCCTGTTGCCTGATCAAACCCATGTCGCTGAACCTGTATACAACCACCGCATCGGAGCTATTCACGCGGCGGGTACGTCCGGGAGCGAACTGCAAAACCAAATGGAAGCGCCCCCGCAAACGCTTGTTTCGCGGGGGCGCTGGCGTTAATAGAAAGCCGTGCCCGTATGGCGCGTTACTGCGACCGCTTGCGGCGAACGCGGGTTACCATTCCGGCCACGCCCATTCCGATCAAGGTAAGCATGGCGGGCGCCGGAAGGGGCACCACCGTCCCGACGGTAATGTTGCTGATGATGTAACCGTCTTGCCCGCTAACATAATTGCTCATCGTGTCGCCATAGACGAAGTTGAAACCGAATCCGCCCCGCGGCGCGCCGGTTCCGCCCCAGGCAACGCCGGGTTCGCCGATGGCCCATCCGCCAGCCGCCAGGTCATCGTAGCTGATGCGGAGCCGGCCACTGTCCGAATACGCTCCCGTAAGCCAACTCGTGTCGACTCCGGTCTCGTAAACGAAAAAATCGCCCATCGCTTCGAACGTTGCGGAGACGGTCGTTCCGTTGGCAACCCGATTGTTGGGCTCAGTGACAAAAGCGGACAGCGGAGCGTTCGATGGTTCGTTCGCGATTATCGCGTAGTTGGTCCCATCTCCGATCCAGATATTGATATACGGCATCCAGGGGCCAGCGGCGTTCTCCACCAGGAATGAAACGTCGACCAAGTCCCCGAAGGTCAACCCATCGAGATCCGAGGTGCCGTATCCCGCTTTGTCTCCGGCAACAGGCGTTACGAACTCCACCCGGCCCTCGCTCAATTCCGTGGCTACGCCGGTGCCTCGAATATTGAATGCGTCGAAATTCAACGAGGACGCATACGCAGTCCCGCTCATCAACAGGCCCGCACTCACAACACTACTAAGCAATTTCTTCTTCATCCCATTTCCTTTCGTTTATCTCTCGCACACTCAAACCCGACAGCTACCGATTGCCCGACGGCGTTCGGCCAACCGCATGTTATGGAAAAGCGGCGAAATGCGCCACTTCGAACCCTGAAATCGACCCCATTCGGAAATTAACGCGAAATTTGGAAGCGATACCGCCTGCCAGCCCAAGTCGCCGACGCCACCCGCTGTGCACTCCCAGTGAAGTCGTATTGACTCCCAATCTAGCACAGAACACCGTACAGTGCAACCATTTTCTACGCCGCGTTTTACAGTATTCATATTTGTACTACTTTACGATATTTTAACGGCAAGGAAATCGCGCCCGCGAAGAGGCCGGTGCTGCCGTTGGCGCGGTTCAGGCGAGCCGCCTGCGCTCCCATCGGATTCACGCTTTCGTTGCGGCGCCGGATCGCGGCGAAGAGGGAGCAACCCGCCTTCACTCCGCCTAACCCCTGGATTCGTGTCCATTCGTGGCTCACGCTTCCCGTTCTCTGGCCAAATGCCCCCCGCGCTCAGGTCACGGCGATGAATTCGTGCTGGATTTCGGCGCCTTTCAGTGTGAAGAGGCGGAAGCCTTTTTCGTCCGTGCCGTCGTCGTTTTTCGCGTTGGATCCGCCGGCGGCGGTGGAGGTGAATAGGATGCCGTTGTGCTCCTCGGCGCGGTTGCCGTGGTAATGGCCCGAGGCGCAGATGCGAAGGTTGTGCGCGGCGAAGAGGGCGAGGATATCATCGGCGTTGGCGGGGCGCCCGAATGGAATTCCGGGCTCGAGGGGGTGGTGGGTGAAGAGGGTGATCGGCTTCTTTTTGTCCATGTGGCTCAGTTGATTCTGGAGCCATTCCAGGCGGCTGGCGGGCGTTTCCGGGGTGCCGGAGGCGCCATCGCAGGTGTCCAGTCCGATAAAGGCCCAGCCCTCGAGGTTCTGGCGCCACTGGGACTTGCCAAAGGTCCGCGTGTAGAAGGCGTATGGATCTTCCGTGCCGCTGCCGAGGTCGTGTTCACCGGGCAGTGCGTAGACGGGCATCCGGAGCCGGTCGAGGGCCTGCCGTGCCAGGTTCATCTGGGAAAGCGCGCCGTTCTCGGTGAGGTCGCCGAGCACCACGACGAAATCGACGCCGGGTTCGTTGTTGATGCGGTTCACGGCGCGCCCGACGAGGCCGGTGCTGCGCGCGCCGGTCAGGTGGAGATCGCCGATCGCCGCGAACTTCGCGACGCCGTCGCCGCCAAATTCGAGTGCGGGCGCCAGCCGCCCGATCCGGCTCTGTTTCACCCGCGCGCAGCCCGAGAGCGCGGCCAGCGCCGAAATACCCATGAACGCCCTTCGTGATACGGCCATCTGAAGTTCTCCTTGTATCGCCCGCCCCGATCGGGGTATTGTTCGCCTGTCCGCGTCCGCCTGGGCGCGGGCGGCGTATTGTACCACCACAAAACGGAAATCGCCCATGCGCGTTGTGATAGCGCCCGACTCGTTCAAGGAATGCCTCAGCGCGCGGGGCGTGGCCGAGGCGTTGCGCCAGGGCTGGCTGGAGGGGATGCCCGGCGCGGAGATCGTCTGCCTGCCCATGGCCGATGGCGGGGAGGGCACGGTGGACGCGGTGATCGAGGCGGCGGGCGGCGAGCGCATGCTGGATCGGGTGACGGGCCCCCTGGGCGACCCGGCGGATGCCGGTTGGGGGCTCATTCAGGGCGGCCACGTGGCGGTGATGGAAATGGCGGCGGCCTCGGGGCTGGCGCTGCTCCCGGCGGACCGGCGGGATCCCTGCAAGACCTCCACCCGGGGCGTTGGCGAACTGATGGTTCGCGCGCTGGATTCGGGGGTCTCCGACATTATCATCGGGGTTGGCGGGAGCGCCACGAATGACGGGGGCGCGGGCCTGGCGCAGGCGCTCGGGTACCGGCTGCTGAACAAGCGCGGCGAGGAACTCGGGCCCGGGGGCGCGCGGCTGGTGCAACTTGACCGCATCGACGCCTCCGGACGCCACCCGCGGCTGGATGAGGTGAATATATACGTCGCGTGCGACGTGAACAATCCGCTGTGCGGTCCGGAAGGGGCGAGCGCGGTGTACGGCCCGCAGAAGGGCGCCTCTCCGGAAGATGTACTCATCCTCGATCATGCGCTGGAGCATTTCGCGCGGATTGTGGAGCGGGATCTGGGCGTCTCGATTGCGGAGGTTCCGGGGGCGGGGGCGGCGGGCGGCCTGGCGGGGGGGCTGATGGCCTTTGCCGGGGCGACGCTTGAGCGGGGGCTCGAACTTATCGGCACACTTTGCGGGCTGCCGCAGGCCATTGCGCGGGCAGATCTGGTGATTACGGGCGAGGGCAGCCTTGACGGCCAGAGCGCTTTCGGCAAGACGCCGGCCGGCATCGCGCAGCTCACGGCGCCCTACGGCGTGCCCGTTATCGCGGTGGGCGGCCAGGTCGCCGGTGGCGCGGAGGCCTTGTACGCGTGCGGGGTAACGGCGCTATTTCCGATCTGCCGCGGGCCGCAGACCCTGGCGGAGGCGCGCGCGAACGTGGAATCCAACCTGCGATTCACCGGACGCCAGATCGCGCGACTGTGGGGCGCGGCAACGCCGCCCGGGCCGTGAATCGCGTCCGCGATTTGCAACCCGAACCATCGAACTGGTACTTTCCGGGTCGCGCCTTCCGGATCCCTGCGCGCGTGGGGTATTGATATTGCCCGCCCGCTGCCCGCGGTCCGGAAGCGGCCCGCGGAGAGCGCCGCCTGTTGCGCCGGGCGGGATTCCGACCCGCATCAAGGAACCTTTTTCATGCGCCTCGTAGACCTCATCGGCCCGGAGTCCATTCTGCCGGCGCTCCGCGCCGCCCGCAAGGCGGACGTGATTCGGGAAATCGCGGGGCACATGGCGGGCGTGTTGGGGGGGCCTGGCGAAGCCGCGATCGCCGAAGCGCTGATCGCTCGGGAAGCGCTGGGCACAACGGCGATTGGGGAGGGCGTTGCGGTTCCGCACGCGAAACTTGGCTCGCTGAACACTATCGCGGCCTGCCTCGCGCGATCGCGCCGGGGTGTGGACTTTGGGGCGGCGGATAATCTGCCCGTTCATTTTTTCTTCGTTGTGCTTTCGCCCCAGGTATCGGCGGGCGAGCATCTCAAGCTCCTCGCGCGCTTCAGCCAGATCTTCAAGGATCCGGAATTCCGTGGGCGGCTCCTTCTGGAAGAGACGGCCGAGGCAATCTATCAACGCGTCGCCGAGCGGGACGGGCGCTGAATGTTCGCCCCGTGGCCGCTTCGGTCAGGGCCGCTTCCGGGCGGTTCCGAGAACCGGTGGCGAAACACGCGCATTGTGCTGCGCGATGCCGGGGCGCTGGTGGCGCTTACCGGGGCGCTCATGCTGCTGCCGCTGCTCGTCTCTCTCGTCAGTGGCGAATATTTCAGCGTGGCGAGCTTCGCGATCGCCGCCGC includes:
- a CDS encoding glycerate kinase, which produces MRVVIAPDSFKECLSARGVAEALRQGWLEGMPGAEIVCLPMADGGEGTVDAVIEAAGGERMLDRVTGPLGDPADAGWGLIQGGHVAVMEMAAASGLALLPADRRDPCKTSTRGVGELMVRALDSGVSDIIIGVGGSATNDGGAGLAQALGYRLLNKRGEELGPGGARLVQLDRIDASGRHPRLDEVNIYVACDVNNPLCGPEGASAVYGPQKGASPEDVLILDHALEHFARIVERDLGVSIAEVPGAGAAGGLAGGLMAFAGATLERGLELIGTLCGLPQAIARADLVITGEGSLDGQSAFGKTPAGIAQLTAPYGVPVIAVGGQVAGGAEALYACGVTALFPICRGPQTLAEARANVESNLRFTGRQIARLWGAATPPGP
- a CDS encoding metallophosphoesterase codes for the protein MAVSRRAFMGISALAALSGCARVKQSRIGRLAPALEFGGDGVAKFAAIGDLHLTGARSTGLVGRAVNRINNEPGVDFVVVLGDLTENGALSQMNLARQALDRLRMPVYALPGEHDLGSGTEDPYAFYTRTFGKSQWRQNLEGWAFIGLDTCDGASGTPETPASRLEWLQNQLSHMDKKKPITLFTHHPLEPGIPFGRPANADDILALFAAHNLRICASGHYHGNRAEEHNGILFTSTAAGGSNAKNDDGTDEKGFRLFTLKGAEIQHEFIAVT
- a CDS encoding PTS sugar transporter subunit IIA, with the translated sequence MRLVDLIGPESILPALRAARKADVIREIAGHMAGVLGGPGEAAIAEALIAREALGTTAIGEGVAVPHAKLGSLNTIAACLARSRRGVDFGAADNLPVHFFFVVLSPQVSAGEHLKLLARFSQIFKDPEFRGRLLLEETAEAIYQRVAERDGR
- a CDS encoding calcineurin-like phosphoesterase family protein produces the protein MRLIHFYIAAALFIGPAAAETARGIVYLDNNGNGVRDAGEAGLPGVSVSNGRDVTATGADGRWELPITAPGYVFVVKPSGYQFPVDEAQITRHFYLHHPAGSPELDAPGIPASGPLPESIDFALYPHPEDAPFNALIFGDTQARGLREVNFITRDVVEECIGTDAVFGVSLGDIVADDPGLFAEISQSIAQIGIPWYNVMGNHDNNRKARNHEESDDTFERHFGPSTYAFEYGEVAFIALNNIYFPPGEGRYLPSFTDAQLEFVENYLARVPREKLVVLLMHVPIVRCGKRDEMLALIADRPHTLSIAGHTHVQFHLFLDESMGWTGPAPHHHFVSATVSGSWWCGSFDERGIPHATMNDGAPNGYSYITFDGPKYAIRFKAASRPADYQMNIYLSDDVLESALAETEVLVNVFAGSQRNRVQMRAGSDGEWIPLEYTIAPDPECQRMHEQSPYLDLEHEGRKLDTVFGWKMDPPSPSRHMWKGSLPAGLAPGTHTLTVRSTDMFGQVDEARRVFRVRDAASMPRE